One segment of Rissa tridactyla isolate bRisTri1 chromosome 17, bRisTri1.patW.cur.20221130, whole genome shotgun sequence DNA contains the following:
- the MPZL2 gene encoding myelin protein zero-like protein 2 produces the protein MHGPCWLGAVLFLGVQLQALWLATAMEVHTSKEVDAVNGTNLRLKCTFSSSSPVSQHLSVTWNFQPEDQSSHEPVFYYFKEPYKLPTGRFKERVTWDGNIERNDVSIVIWNLQPTDNGTFTCQVKNPPDVGGTIGEVRLRVVQKVHFSEIHFLAVAIGSACVLMIIVVIVVIICRHHRKNVQEKRIEVADTELEKENLKIREEKEHSPLED, from the exons ATGCATGGCCCCTGCTGGCTGGGTGCTGTGCTCTTCCTTGGGGTACAGCTCCAAG CACTCTGGCTTGCGACAGCCATGGAAGTTCACACTTCCAAGGAGGTGGATGCTGTGAACGGCACTAACCTGCGGTTAAAATGcaccttttccagcagcagccctgttAGCCAGCACCTGTCAGTGACCTGGAACTTCCAGCCTGAGGACCAGAGCTCTCATGAGCCG GTATTTTATTACTTCAAGGAGCCCTACAAGCTGCCCACTGGACGGTTTAAAGAGCGAGTCACCTGGGATGGGAATATTGAGCGTAACGATGTTTCCATCGTTATCTGGAATTTGCAGCCCACTGACAACGGGACATTCACCTGCCAGGTGAAGAACCCACCAGATGTTGGTGGCACAATTGGTGAAGTGCGACTCAGAGTTGTGCAGAAAG TGCATTTCTCAGAAATACATTTCCTGGCGGTGGCTATTGGATCTGCTTGTGTTTTGATGATCATTGTGGTGATAGTTGTGATTATCTGTCGACACCATCGGAAGAACGTGCAAGAGAAGAGGATCGAGGTGGCAGACACTGAACT AGAAAAGGAGAATCTGAAGAttagagaagaaaaggaacatAGTCCATTAGAAGACTAG